The following proteins come from a genomic window of Cytophagia bacterium CHB2:
- a CDS encoding response regulator, with the protein MNDKNAGAGALLIFLLFSFECLSQATQPALKFEHLSIADGLSHSTVNCILQDHKGFMWFGTFDGLNRYDGRNFAVYKYNHKDSSSLGASGVWALHESRSSKNAGVLWVGTENGGLNKFDPVTETFTRYQYNPADLNSLSNNRVRAIHEDRAGNLWIGTLGGGLNRFDHERGAFIRYQHDPGDPAALSDNSVWCIYADEQQPGVLWIGTSKGLNRLDQTNATFRHYRRDPNNPASLSHDMVMAIAADHEGALWIGTNGGGLNKLERKQGAFTRYQFDAEEAGSLGGNAVFSIHRARSGELWIGTWGGGLNKLQTAKSTEQNAIIFTRYQQESGNPNSLSSNYVFPIYEDPRHDGVLWIGASGGGVNRLDPEKNAFALLQHNPNDPHSISDNSIGAIYESRDGRLWIGANNGGLDLLDRRRGIVARYKSDPNNPRSLSSNTVEAICESRSGVLWIGTANGLNRLERESGRFTRYLHDPVNPSSLSDGAVTSLYESRSGGSVGEFWIGTAAGLNKLDLTNGTFKHYQHEPDNPASLSNNYIFALHEDHEGLFWVATNRGLNLFDRRNETATRYLHDPQEPNSLSSNRVLTIHESRNGTLWFGTWGGGLNKLVREGGQITFRHYRESEGLPNDVIYGILEDEAGRLWLSTNKGLSRFDPAVEKFRNYDIHDGLQGDEYNSGAYFKSARSGEIFFGGINGLNLFHPGHIKDNDDIPPVAITRLTRYNISTAAGDPIIEKGISKKEHITLSYRDNILTFAFAALSYRNSFKNQFAYKLEGFNENWIQLGAKHDITFTNLDPGEYTLRVRGSNNDGIWNQEGAALRFTITPPWWKTWWAYLLYISLLTVLLLAARRYELNRARLTERLRLEQMEAEKLREVDQMKSRFFANISHEFRTPLTLILGQIDSVLASILDRQNQSKLEVASRNARRLQRLINQLLDLSKLEAGSMALRAARANIISFLKNLTASFEHMAAQKGITLQFHSTHDDITLNYDAEKIEKVFYNLLSNAVKFTPPGGCVRLECKLGSSDSKTPASHKPQSAIIIVRDTGTGIAAEHLPHVFDRFYQADGSHQYEGTGIGLALAKELVELHGGEISVASEVGKGSEFVVKLPLRSVTGEQSVMVSEAKIEERGLRSDDRAISDEQPATSNEQPATSNQELILLVEDNADIRTYVSEQLQFGYRVLFAAEGEEGLAKAQETIPDLIITDVMMPNMNGYDMSRMLKNDERTSHIPIIMLTAKAALDDKLAGLETGVDDYLHKPFSAKELLARVRNLISLRRQLRQRFSTATIIKPAEVAATSADQTFLQRVLAAIEAHLGDEHFGVEELAMAVNMSSSQINRKLGALVDQPASQLIRSMRLQRAADLLKQNAGTVAEIAYQAGFSDQAHFARSFKKQFGSAPSEFRQNKQRQ; encoded by the coding sequence ATGAACGATAAAAACGCCGGCGCTGGAGCATTGCTGATTTTTCTGCTCTTCTCATTTGAATGCTTGTCGCAAGCAACGCAGCCCGCTCTCAAATTCGAACATCTTTCCATCGCAGATGGATTGTCGCACAGCACGGTGAATTGCATTCTGCAAGACCACAAAGGCTTCATGTGGTTCGGCACGTTCGACGGCTTGAATCGCTATGACGGGCGCAATTTCGCGGTTTACAAATACAATCACAAAGATTCCAGCAGCCTGGGCGCCAGCGGAGTTTGGGCGCTGCATGAATCCCGCAGCAGCAAAAACGCCGGCGTGTTGTGGGTGGGAACGGAAAACGGCGGACTGAACAAGTTTGACCCTGTCACAGAAACCTTCACGCGGTATCAATACAATCCTGCTGATCTCAATAGCTTGAGCAACAATCGCGTGCGCGCCATTCACGAAGATCGTGCGGGGAATCTTTGGATCGGCACGCTAGGCGGAGGCCTCAATCGTTTTGATCACGAGCGCGGCGCGTTTATCCGCTATCAACACGATCCCGGCGATCCCGCCGCCTTGAGCGATAATTCCGTCTGGTGCATTTACGCCGATGAGCAACAACCGGGCGTGCTTTGGATCGGAACCAGCAAGGGACTCAACCGGCTTGATCAAACCAACGCGACATTCAGGCATTATCGGCGCGATCCCAATAATCCCGCCAGCCTGAGTCACGATATGGTTATGGCGATTGCCGCGGATCACGAAGGCGCGCTGTGGATCGGAACCAATGGCGGCGGCTTGAATAAGCTCGAGCGCAAGCAGGGCGCTTTCACGCGCTATCAATTCGACGCCGAAGAGGCCGGCAGCCTGGGCGGCAACGCGGTTTTCAGCATTCATCGGGCGCGCAGCGGCGAACTGTGGATTGGAACGTGGGGCGGCGGGCTGAACAAATTGCAGACGGCAAAAAGCACGGAGCAAAACGCAATCATCTTCACGCGATATCAGCAGGAATCCGGCAATCCCAACAGCCTGAGCAGCAATTATGTTTTTCCGATTTACGAAGACCCTCGTCATGACGGCGTGCTTTGGATCGGCGCCAGCGGCGGCGGCGTTAACCGGCTTGATCCCGAAAAAAATGCTTTCGCGCTGTTACAGCACAATCCGAATGATCCGCACAGCATTAGCGATAACAGCATTGGCGCCATTTATGAATCGCGCGACGGCAGGCTTTGGATCGGCGCCAATAACGGCGGCCTCGACCTGCTTGATCGCCGGCGCGGAATTGTTGCGCGCTATAAAAGCGATCCGAACAATCCTCGGAGTTTAAGCAGCAATACAGTGGAGGCGATTTGTGAATCCCGCAGCGGCGTTTTGTGGATCGGCACAGCGAACGGGCTTAACCGGCTGGAGCGCGAATCCGGACGCTTTACGCGCTATCTGCACGATCCCGTGAATCCGAGCAGCTTAAGCGACGGCGCCGTGACCTCGCTTTATGAATCCCGCAGCGGCGGGAGCGTCGGCGAATTCTGGATTGGAACCGCAGCCGGCCTGAACAAGCTCGACCTCACGAACGGAACATTCAAACACTATCAACACGAACCAGATAACCCTGCCAGCCTGAGCAACAATTATATTTTTGCGCTGCATGAAGATCACGAGGGATTGTTTTGGGTCGCAACCAATCGCGGCCTCAATTTGTTTGACCGGCGGAACGAAACGGCAACGCGCTATTTGCATGATCCCCAAGAGCCCAACAGCCTGAGCAGCAACCGGGTGCTTACGATTCATGAGTCGCGCAACGGTACGCTTTGGTTCGGCACGTGGGGCGGCGGCTTGAACAAGCTCGTCCGCGAAGGCGGGCAAATCACATTCCGGCATTATCGTGAAAGCGAGGGCTTGCCGAATGACGTGATTTATGGCATCCTGGAAGATGAAGCGGGCCGGCTCTGGCTCAGCACGAATAAAGGCTTGTCGCGCTTCGATCCCGCCGTGGAAAAATTCCGCAACTATGATATTCACGACGGCTTGCAGGGGGATGAATACAACAGCGGCGCTTATTTTAAAAGCGCGCGGAGCGGAGAGATATTCTTCGGCGGCATTAACGGCCTCAACCTGTTTCACCCCGGGCATATCAAAGACAATGATGACATCCCGCCGGTGGCTATCACCCGTCTGACGCGCTACAATATCAGCACCGCCGCAGGCGATCCAATTATCGAGAAAGGCATTTCGAAAAAAGAGCATATCACGCTTTCTTACCGCGACAATATTCTCACCTTTGCGTTTGCGGCCTTAAGCTATCGCAACTCTTTCAAGAATCAATTTGCCTACAAACTCGAAGGTTTTAATGAGAATTGGATTCAGCTAGGCGCGAAGCACGACATTACGTTTACCAATCTCGATCCCGGCGAGTATACCTTGCGCGTGCGCGGCTCCAACAACGACGGCATTTGGAATCAAGAAGGCGCGGCGTTGCGATTCACGATTACGCCGCCGTGGTGGAAGACGTGGTGGGCGTATCTGCTTTATATTTCACTCCTCACGGTTTTATTGCTGGCGGCGCGGCGATATGAGCTGAACCGCGCCCGCCTGACCGAGCGTTTACGCCTGGAGCAAATGGAGGCCGAGAAGCTGCGCGAAGTCGATCAAATGAAATCCCGCTTCTTTGCCAACATCTCACACGAGTTTCGCACGCCGCTGACGTTGATTTTGGGGCAGATCGACAGTGTGCTGGCCTCGATTTTAGACCGGCAAAATCAAAGCAAGCTCGAAGTTGCCTCGCGCAATGCGCGGCGCTTGCAACGATTGATCAATCAACTGCTCGATCTCTCCAAGCTGGAGGCGGGCAGCATGGCCTTGCGAGCTGCGCGCGCGAATATCATTTCATTTCTCAAAAATTTGACAGCTTCATTCGAGCATATGGCCGCGCAGAAGGGGATCACGCTGCAATTCCACAGCACGCATGATGACATCACGCTCAATTACGATGCCGAAAAGATTGAGAAAGTGTTTTATAATTTGCTGTCGAATGCGGTCAAGTTTACGCCGCCCGGAGGCTGTGTGAGGCTAGAATGCAAATTGGGGAGTTCCGATTCAAAAACTCCCGCAAGCCACAAGCCACAATCCGCGATCATCATTGTGCGCGACACCGGCACCGGCATCGCCGCGGAGCATTTGCCGCATGTTTTTGATCGTTTTTATCAAGCCGATGGCTCTCATCAATATGAAGGTACGGGTATTGGCCTCGCATTAGCGAAGGAACTCGTGGAATTGCATGGCGGTGAGATTTCCGTCGCCAGCGAAGTCGGCAAAGGCTCTGAGTTCGTTGTGAAGCTGCCACTTCGCTCAGTAACCGGTGAGCAGTCAGTGATGGTCAGCGAGGCGAAGATTGAAGAGCGCGGATTGAGGAGTGATGATCGCGCAATCAGTGACGAACAACCAGCGACCAGCAACGAGCAGCCAGCAACAAGCAACCAGGAACTCATACTCCTCGTTGAAGACAATGCAGACATTCGCACGTATGTGAGCGAACAATTGCAGTTCGGCTATCGCGTTCTCTTTGCTGCGGAGGGCGAGGAGGGACTGGCCAAAGCGCAGGAAACGATTCCCGACTTGATCATTACCGACGTGATGATGCCGAACATGAACGGCTACGACATGAGCCGCATGCTCAAAAATGATGAAAGAACCAGCCACATTCCCATCATCATGCTCACCGCCAAGGCAGCCTTGGACGACAAGCTCGCCGGTTTGGAAACCGGGGTCGACGACTACTTGCACAAACCCTTCAGCGCCAAAGAATTGCTCGCGCGGGTGCGCAATCTCATCTCCCTGCGGCGGCAATTGCGCCAGCGCTTCAGCACCGCGACGATCATTAAACCAGCAGAAGTCGCCGCGACGTCCGCGGATCAAACCTTCCTGCAGCGCGTTCTTGCCGCCATTGAAGCGCATCTTGGCGATGAACACTTTGGCGTCGAAGAGCTGGCCATGGCCGTCAACATGAGCAGTTCACAGATCAACCGCAAGCTGGGCGCGCTTGTCGATCAACCCGCGAGCCAGCTTATCCGTTCCATGCGGTTGCAGCGCGCCGCAGATTTGCTCAAACAGAACGCCGGCACCGTGGCGGAGATTGCGTATCAAGCCGGCTTCAGCGATCAAGCGCATTTTGCGCGGAGCTTCAAAAAGCAGTTCGGCAGCGCACCGTCGGAGTTTCGACAGAACAAGCAACGCCAATGA
- a CDS encoding cysteine hydrolase has protein sequence MKNLVLIVIDLVQDYFNPALWPNSQLPEARQRLVAATNELAALFRAHNLPVIWFRQEFAPDLSDAFLHVQRSGKPYAIQGTAGCQLLPELQIKPEDGILVKKRYSAFFQTGLDAVLGRLQPETLVLAGITTAWCVRSTAVDAYQRDYRVLLAKEAMAGFTARDHLESLHAMNGLVGIALSNAEIAHRIGFSD, from the coding sequence ATGAAAAATCTCGTACTCATCGTCATCGATTTGGTGCAGGATTATTTCAATCCGGCGCTTTGGCCCAATAGCCAGTTGCCGGAAGCGCGCCAGCGCTTGGTCGCGGCAACCAATGAGTTGGCCGCGCTTTTTCGCGCCCATAATCTTCCCGTAATTTGGTTTCGGCAGGAATTTGCGCCGGATCTCTCCGATGCGTTCTTGCATGTGCAGCGCAGCGGCAAACCGTATGCGATTCAGGGCACAGCCGGGTGCCAATTGCTGCCGGAATTACAGATCAAGCCTGAGGATGGCATCTTGGTGAAGAAGCGCTACTCGGCATTCTTTCAAACCGGCTTGGATGCAGTTCTCGGCCGCCTGCAACCAGAAACTCTGGTGCTTGCCGGCATTACCACAGCGTGGTGTGTCCGTTCAACCGCCGTTGATGCCTATCAGCGCGATTATCGCGTCTTGCTGGCAAAGGAGGCCATGGCCGGCTTCACTGCGCGCGATCATCTCGAATCCTTGCACGCGATGAACGGGTTGGTGGGTATCGCACTTTCTAATGCTGAAATTGCGCATCGAATTGGCTTCAGCGATTAG
- a CDS encoding hemolysin III family protein yields MNAMPALPRYSVAEEIANSVTHGLGVLFSIAGLAILTAFASLFGTVWHVVSCSIYGATQIFMYTASTLYHSIPLPRAKAVLRQFDHAAIFLLIAGTYTPFALVNLRGPWGWTILTVIWGFAILGIVLQTWLMRRSRLVATIPYLAMGWMAVIAIKPLLETVAPGGLLLLMCGGLAYTVGTIFYISRRLRFHHAFWHAFVLAGSMLHFFAILFYVIPLAS; encoded by the coding sequence ATGAACGCAATGCCCGCACTGCCTCGCTACAGTGTTGCTGAAGAAATCGCCAATAGCGTCACGCACGGCCTGGGTGTGCTTTTCTCCATCGCAGGATTGGCAATCCTTACCGCTTTTGCCAGCTTGTTTGGAACCGTCTGGCATGTCGTCAGTTGCAGCATTTATGGCGCAACCCAAATTTTTATGTACACGGCTTCCACGCTGTATCATAGCATCCCTCTGCCGCGCGCGAAAGCCGTGCTTCGCCAGTTCGATCATGCCGCCATTTTTCTGTTGATTGCCGGCACCTACACGCCCTTTGCGCTTGTCAATCTGCGCGGGCCGTGGGGCTGGACAATTCTGACCGTCATCTGGGGATTTGCCATTTTGGGTATCGTGCTGCAAACCTGGCTCATGCGGCGCAGCCGGTTGGTGGCGACGATTCCATATCTGGCGATGGGATGGATGGCAGTCATCGCAATAAAACCCCTGCTGGAAACGGTGGCGCCTGGCGGCCTGTTGCTTTTGATGTGCGGCGGCCTCGCATACACCGTTGGCACGATCTTCTACATCTCGCGGCGCTTGCGTTTTCATCACGCCTTTTGGCATGCCTTTGTGCTGGCGGGCAGCATGCTGCACTTCTTTGCGATTTTGTTTTATGTGATTCCGTTGGCGAGTTAA